In one window of Hevea brasiliensis isolate MT/VB/25A 57/8 chromosome 10, ASM3005281v1, whole genome shotgun sequence DNA:
- the LOC110649528 gene encoding putative pentatricopeptide repeat-containing protein At5g59200, chloroplastic, producing the protein MSYSTRPVAACLSLPPNLGTKSKTSPNRKSFISLLQNCEHISQILPIHAKIIRTNHHNDPFIVFELLRVCFNLKSMDYASKIFSYTQNPNVYLYTVLIDGFVLCGYHIDGIHLYYQMINSSILPDNYSITSVLKACGHQLALREVREVHCQILKLGLSSNRSIRMKLMEVYGKCGALEDAKHVFDKMPEQDVVASTIMINSFFDHGLVQEATDIFNSIKTKDTVCWTAMIDGLVRNGEMNPALELFREMQRLDVRPNEFTIVCVLSACSRLGALELGRWVHSYMGRYRIELNHFVGGALINMYSRCGDIDKAWWVFEEMKERNAITYNSMIMGFALHGKSSEAIELFRGMTKQGLTPTSVTFVGVLTACSHGGLADLGFEIFHSMARDYGIEPQIEHYGCMVDLLGRLGRLEEAYHFIRTMKLAPDHVMLGALLSACKIHGNLELGEEIAQSLVNCGNEDSGTYVLLSNAYSSSGKWKEAAQVRAKMKGEGIEKEPGCSSIEVNNEIHEFILGDLRHSQKEEIYKKLEQLNQILRLEGYTPATEVVLHDIEDWQKEWALAIHSERLAICYGLISTKPFTTIRVVKNQRVCNDCHSMIKLISKITKRKIVVRDRNRFHHFENGSCSCGDYW; encoded by the coding sequence ATGAGTTATTCCACGCGGCCCGTCGCAGCTTGCCTCTCTCTCCCGCCAAATTTAGGTACAAAATCCAAAACCTCTCCAAATaggaaaagcttcatttctctgttGCAAAATTGCGAACACATTAGCCAAATTCTACCGATACACGCTAAAATCATAAGAACCAATCATCACAATGACCCCTTTATCGTCTTTGAGCTACTTCGTGTTTGCTTTAATCTCAAATCAATGGACTACGCTTCCAAAATCTTCTCTTACACTCAAAACCCAAATGTCTACCTCTACACTGTTCTCATTGATGGGTTTGTGTTATGCGGTTATCATATTGACGGTATTCATTTATATTATCAAATGATCAACTCATCAATCTTGCCAGATAACTATTCTATCACTTCGGTTTTGAAAGCTTGTGGGCATCAATTAGCGTTGAGAGAAGTTAGAGAGGTTCACTGCCAAATTTTGAAACTTGGGTTGAGTTCAAACAGGTCAATAAGAATGAAACTGATGGAGGTTTATGGTAAATGTGGAGCACTAGAAGATGCAAAGCATGTTTTCGATAAAATGCCTGAACAAGATGTTGTTGCATCAACAATTATGATAAACTCCTTCTTTGATCATGGATTGGTTCAGGAGGCAACTGATATTTTTAATTCGATTAAGACTAAGGACACGGTGTGTTGGACTGCGATGATTGATGGGTTGGTTAGGAATGGGGAGATGAACCCAGCTTTAGAGTTGTTCAGAGAAATGCAAAGGTTGGATGTGAGGCCAAATGAATTTACCATTGTTTGTGTTTTATCTGCTTGTTCGAGACTAGGGGCTTTGGAACTTGGAAGATGGGTGCACTCTTATATGGGCAGGTATAGGATTGAGCTCAACCATTTTGTTGGTGGTGCGCTGATCAATATGTACTCGAGGTGCGGTGATATTGATAAGGCATGGTGGGTTTTTGAAGAGATGAAAGAGAGGAATGCCATCACCTACAATTCTATGATTATGGGGTTTGCCTTGCATGGGAAGAGTAGTGAAGCTATTGAGCTGTTTAGGGGAATGACAAAACAAGGACTTACTCCAACTAGTGTCACTTTTGTTGGCGTGTTGACTGCTTGCAGTCATGGTGGTTTGGCAGATTTGGGATTTGAAATCTTTCACTCTATGGCAAGAGATTATGGGATTGAACCACAAATTGAGCACTACGGATGTATGGTTGATCTTCTCGGTCGACTAGGTCGACTTGAGGAGGCATATCATTTTATTAGAACAATGAAACTAGCACCAGATCATGTTATGCTAGGAGCTTTGCTAAGTGCTTGTAAAATTCATGGAAATCTGGAATTAGGGGAAGAGATTGCGCAAAGTTTAGTGAATTGTGGCAATGAGGATTCAGGAACTTATGTTTTACTATCAAATGCATATTCTTCATCGGGGAAATGGAAAGAGGCTGCTCAAGTAAGAGCAAAGATGAAAGGAGAAGGAATAGAAAAGGAACCAGGTTGTAGTTCCATTGAAGTGAACAATGAGATTCATGAGTTCATTTTGGGAGATCTCAGACACTCTCAAAAGGAAGAAATCTACAAAAAGTTGGAACAGCTGAACCAAATATTGAGATTGGAAGGCTATACTCCTGCAACAGAAGTTGTGCTACATGATATTGAAGACTGGCAGAAAGAATGGGCTTTAGCAATACATAGCGAGAGGCTTGCAATATGCTATGGACTAATTTctacaaaaccatttaccacAATAAGAGTTGTAAAAAATCAGAGGGTATGTAATGACTGCCACTCAATGATCAAGCTCATTTCTAAGATTACCAAGAGAAAAATAGTGGTGAGGGATCGCAATAGGTTTCACCATTTTGAAAATGGGAGTTGTTCTTGTGGAGACTACTGGTGA